GGTGGCGGCGACCACCCGCCTGGCACCCTGAGTGCCCTCATTCATCCACCGTTCAGGCCGCGGCTCTAGGTTCGGCGCGTCCCCAAGCCCCGCACTCGGAGCGGGCCCAGACACCCATGCCATGACCTTGCCCAGGACCATCCTTCTTCTTGTCAGCGTGCTTGTCGCGGCTCCCGCCGCCGCGAGTGCGCAAGGATGCCTGACGCCTGCCGAGCAGCGCGCGGCGATCGGGGCTGGCCAGGCCGTGCCGCTGGCCCAGGCCGTGCGCAACCTGGCGCCCGAGCATCGCGGCGAAGTGGTCAATGCCAGGCTTTGTCGCGCCAATGGCGAACTCGTCTATCTGCTGACAGTCGTCGGCCGGCGTGGCAAGGTTGCGCGGGCTCGCATCGAGGCGGCCACCGGCCACGTGGTCCAGGTGCGCTAGCGGATTTGCGGCAGACATCTCCAGGGAGACCATTCGCGTGCGCCTGCTCGTCGTCGAGGACGATCCGGATCTGAACCGGCAGATTTTCACCGCTCTCACCGACGCGGGCTATGTGGTCGATCGCGCCTTCGATGGCGAGGAGGGCTATTATCTCGGCGACAGCGAGCCTTACGACGCAGTTGTGCTGGATATCGGCCTGCCGAAGATGGACGGCATTTCCGTGCTGGAGCAATGGCGCCGCTCGGGCCGCACCATGCCCGTGCTGATCCTCACCGCCCGCGACCGCTGGTCCGACAAGGTTCAGGGCTTCGATGCCGGCGCCGACGATTATGTCGCCAAGCCCTTCCACATGGAGGAAGTGCTCGCTCGCCTGCGTGCCTTGCTCCGCCGCGTCGCCGGCCAGGCCACCAACGAGTTCAATTGCGGCCCGGTCAGGCTCGATGCGCGCGCCGGTCGCGTCACGGTTGACGGCAACCCGGTCAAGCTGACCTCGCATGAATACCGTCTGCTCGCCTATCTCATGCACCAGCAGGGCAAGGTGGTGTCCCGCACCGAACTGGTGGAGCACATCTACGATCAGGATTTCGATCGCGATTCCAACACGATCGAGGTCTTCATCGGCCGCCTGCGCAAGAAGCTGGGCGTCGACGTGATCCAGACGGTGCGCGGCCTCGGCTACATCCTTCAGCCGCCTCAAGGCGCCTGATCATGGCGAGCGGCGCCAAGCGCGCGCCGTCGCTTGCGCGGCGCCTGTTCCTGCTGGCGCTGGCCTTCGCCGTCGTGCTGCTCACCATCACCGGCTTCGTGCTGGCGGCGGTCAACCGCAGCGCGGTCGAACGCGGTTTCGACCGGCGCCTCGGCGTCTATGTGAAGCTCCTGATCGCCGACATCGCGGGCGCCGTCGATGATTCGGCAATCCAGGTCGGCGCCAATCTTGGCGAGCCGCTGTTCGAATTGCCGCAATCGGGCTGGTACTGGCAGATCACCCGCGTCGACCAGGGCCGCGGCGACACCCGCGCCTCCCGCTCTCTGTTCGATGGACGCCTGCCGGGCCTCGGGCCAGAGGTTGCGCCGGATGGGCCGACACGCTCGCGCGAAGGCTATGTCGAGGGTCCGAACAGCCAGCGCCTGCGGGCGGTTGAGCGCACGATCGAGCTCGGTGAGGACGGCGAGTTCGTGGTGGCAGTGGCCGGCGATGCCGATGACATCGAGACGGCGGTCAAGCAGTTCAACCTGGCGCTGGTGGCGGCCCTGCTGATCCTCGCGGCCGGCATGATCATCGCGGCGCTGCTGCAGGTGCGCGTCGGCCTCGTGCCGCTCGGGCGGCTGACCGGTGGGCTCGCGGCGATCCGGGCCGGCGAGAAGGACCATCTCGAGGGTGATTTTCCGCTGGAGATTGCCCCGCTCGCCCGCGAGGTCAATGCGTTGATCGACACCAATCGCGAGGTGGTCGAGCGCGCCCGCACCCATGTCGGCAATCTCGCCCATGCGCTCAAGACGCCGATCTCGGTGATCCAGAACGAGGCGGCCGGCCGCACCGATCCTCTGGCGGCGAAGGTGTCCGAGCAGGTCGGCATCATGCGGGACCAGGTGACCCATCACCTGGAGCGCGCCCGCGCCGCTGCCCGGGCCCAGGTCGCAACCACAGTGGTGGATGTCGCAGCCGTGGTGGAGGGCCTTTCCCGCACCATGGAAAAGATCCACCGCGACAAGGATCTCAGCGTGTCGGCCGAGGTCCCTGAAGGTGTCGCCTTTCGCGGCGAGCGGCATGATCTCGAGGAAATGGTCGGCAATCTCGTCGACAATGCCTGCAAATGGGCTGCGTCCGGTGTGACGGTGGCCGTCGAGCGGGAACTGGCGCCGACCCTCGCCGACAGAGCCTTCTTCACGGTCACCATTGACGATGATGGACCAGGCCTTTCAGCGGAGGAGCGCGAGGAGGTCGGCCGCCGCGGCAAGCGTCTTGACGAGACAAAGCCGGGCACGGGGCTCGGCCTGTCGATCGTCTCCGAACTCGCCGGCCTCTACGGCGGCAAGCTGACGCTCGACACGGCACCGGCCGGCGGATTGCGCACCGTGCTCCGCCTGCCCATGGTCTAGACCGGCACCGCATTGCCGCCTTTTTGCCTCAATCCCGGGCAGACTAGCGCGAACTTTCACGCCGCTGGCCCATGCGCCGGCGCCAAATGGGGTCTGTCCATGCGCTTCCGTCTTGCCGCCGTCGCCCTGATCGGCCTTTCCGTCGCCGGGTGTGAAACCCGCGAACAGTCCGGTACGGCCATCGGCGCCGTTGCCGGCGGCCTGATCGGTTCGCAATTCGGCGGTGGCCCGGGCGAGCGGCTCGCTGCTGGCCTGGCCGGCGCCGCCATTGGCGGTCTGATCGGCAATGCGGTGGGACGCGATCTCGATGAGCAGGATCGTCGCCGGGCCTTCGAAGCCGAGCGCGTTGCACTCTATGAGGGCCGTCGGTCGGAATGGCGTTCGGCCAAGGCCTATGGCTGGGTCGAGGCCGGTCCGACTTACAGCCGCTCGGGTGGTCTCTGCCGGGAATATACCCACACGATCTATATCGACGGCCGGCCGCGGACGGCAGTCGGCACCGCTTGCCGCAATCCCGATGGCAGCTGGACCCCGGTTTCCTGACCTAACGTCAGAGCCTGTGGCGAAAATCCTAAATTAACCGCGGAAGGTTAGCGTCGGTTTCCTATGACCGACGCATCCACGCTGACAGACAGCCCGGATACCAAGACCGCTCCGTCGCAGATGGAGCGGCTGAAGCTCTATTTGGCCGCACTGCCTGAATCAGCCAAGCGGCTGCTGGCCACCGAAATCGAGCGTGGGCGCCTGCATGGGAACGAAATCCCCGGCGGCGATCTGATCCTGTCGGTGCTTCAGCCGGACATCCGGTCACTGCCAGGCAAGGCAGAATCCAGAGCCAGCGATACTTCGCGCCTGTTGTTCCGGTCGGTCGAACCTTTCGCGATCGACGAGCGGCTGGACCCCAAGATCAAGGGCCGCGTGACGCGCGATTCGCTGGCCAACATCTGGACATGGCTCAGCCGCGACCTCGTGCCGGCCGAAACCAAGGCGCTGGAGGCCAAGCTCCAGTCGGCACAGACCGCCGAGGAGCCGGATATCGCCCAGCGCGAGGTGATGGTCTTCATCAAGACGATCCGGCCCGCCATCGACAAGGCCATCGAGGACGGAGTGCAGACCGAGATCGGCCGCAAGCGGCTCTGGTCGCGGCTCGGCGACGAGCATGTGCTCGACGACCTCAAGGATGTCCTGCGGATCTGGTCTGAGGCGTCCAACGTCGCCCAGGTGGTGAACAAGACGCCAAACACCATCAAGAACCTTGCCGACGAGGGCCTCGCCAATGCGCGCGCCCTGTTCGATCCGATCGCGTCTGGCCGGCCGGAACTGCTGCCGATCCTCCTGGCCCTGTTTCAGAACCGTCTGGTCCACCGTGCCCAGCTTGCCCGGCTTGCCGCCGCTGCCGTGGACAGTGACGACGCGATCAAGATCATCGCCCACCCCTATCGTGCCGCCATCGATCTGGTGATCTGCGATATCGAGCGCGCGGCCATCCGTGCCGGCGCCGCGCTGAAGGCCGGCAAGACCGACAAGGTGGTGGCTGCGGTCAAGGAGTTCCATGATTCCGTCCGCACGCTGCGCACCGACGTGAACATGTCCGGCGACGGCCCGTGGCAGAAGCGGGTCGCGAAGTGCCGGACTGAGCTGGCGCGTCTTCTGACCGCCGAGATCGAGCCGATTCCCGGCACGATGCGCCGCCTGCTGCGCTCCCGGCAGCGCGACGATTTTGCCGTCGAGCCGATCACCGAAGACGTGGTTCTGGAGATCGAAGCCAGGCTCGACATCCTGACGGTCGCGCGCAATTGCGCCGCCGAGATCGCCCTCAACGAGGTGACGCTGCGCGTCTTCACCGAGATTCAGGGCTATCTCGATCCGACCCTCACCAAGCTTCTCGACTCGATACGCGCGGCTCCGGACGTCGACCGTTCCCTCAAGATCAGCCAGATCGAGGCCGCGATCCGGTTCTCGGCGCGCATTTTTGGCGCAAGCTATGCGCAATTGCTGCAGAAGGCCGCCGATGTCGCCATCCGCAGCGACAAGGCCGCGGTACGCTAGAGAATCTTGCGAACTGGCTTGCGCTCGATCAATCGTGACCAGCCTGCAAATCCCTATGGATTGCGCCGATGCCCGCCCTGGCCTAATCCCTGCCGGGATTGCGGGCGTCCGGTCATGATGCGGCTTTAGCCGCGACATGCCGCCTGCTGGCGCTTCTTCAGCGCCCGGCCTACATGTCCGCCAGGAAGAGCTGATGACCCTGTGGTTCGTGTTCGCGCTGATGACAGGCGCCGCCATTCTGGCGGTGTTGCTGCCGCTTGCGCGCGGACGTGCGGCGGCGATTGCCGGGCAGGGCAGTGATCTCGCCGTCTATCGCGACCAATTGGCCGAGATCGATCGCGATCGCGATTCGGGCTTCATTGGCAAGACCGAGGCGGAGGCCGCCCGGATCGAGGTTTCCCGCCGGTTGATCGCCGCATCGGAGGCTCATTCGGACCCGGTTGTGTCAGGCGCCAATGCGCGGCGGCGAACAGCTGCCATTGTGGCCTTCCTCGTGGTTCCCGGTGTTGCCGCTGCCCTCTATGGCTGGCGTGGCCAACCCGATTATGCGGGGCAGCCGCTGGCGGCCAGGACCCGCGAAGCCCCGGCCCGCAACGATCTCGACGCACTCGTCGCCCGCGTCGAAGCCCATCTCGCCGCGAACCCCGAGGATGGCCGCGGTTGGGAGGTTGTTGCCCCGGTCTATCTGCGCGCTGGCCGGCCGGCCGATGCCGTGAAGGCGCGTGCGAACGCGCTTCGGCTGCTCGGGCCGACCGCCGACCGCCACGCCGATCTGGCCGAAGCCCTGGTCTCCGAAGCCCAGGGCGTCGTGACCGCAGCAGCGAAGGCCGCCTTCGAGCAGGCGGTTGCAAGCGAGGCCGATCATCCCAAGGCGCGGTATTTTCTCGGTCTTGCCGCCGATCAGGACGGCAAGCGCGACGATGCCCGCCGGATATGGGAGCGCATCGTCGAGGTTGGTCCGCCCAACGCGCCCTGGCTGCCGTTGATCCGCAGCGAACTGGAGCGGATCGGATTTGCGCAGGCGCCAGCGCCCGCCCTTCCGACCGCCGATGCGATCCGCGGCATGGTCGACAGTCTCGCCGCCAAACTCGCCAGTGATGGCAGCGATTTCGACGGCTGGTTGCGTCTTGTCCGCTCCTATGCGGTTCTTGGTGATGGCGACAAGGCCCGCCAGGCTGCGGCCGACGCCCGCAGCCGGTTTTCAGCCGATGCGGACAAGGTCGGCCAGCTTGACGCGCTCATTCGTGAATTGGGGCTTGGCGGCTGATGACCAGCACTTCGTTCAATCCGCCAAAGCGGGCCGGCATGACGCGCAAGCAGCGCCGCCTGATCCTGATTGGTTCGGCGCTTGCGGTGCTCGGCCTTGCCTGTGGCCTGGTCCTCTACGCGCTGTCTGGCTCCATCACGCTGTTCAACTCGCCGACCGACATCATCCAGAAGAGCATTGCGCCGGGCACGCGTATGCGCCTTGGCGGTCTCGTCGAGACCGGCTCGCTGCAGCGGGGCGAGAACATGAATGTCCGCTTTTCGGTGACAGACGGCGCCAACACGATCGTTGTGACCTATCGCGGCGTGCTGCCGGATCTGTTCCGTGAAGGGCAGGGCGTGGTGACCGAGGGAGTGCTCCAGCCTGATCGCGGCTTCGTGGCCGACAATGTGCTGGCCCGCCACGACGAGACCTACATGCCGAAGGAAGTGGCCGACGCGCTGCGCCAGCAGGGACACTGGAAGCCCGGCGACCCGCCGCCCGCCGCCCGGCCGCAGGGCGCGCAGCGATGACATTTTCGCCAGAAATCGGCCATTACGCCCTGATCCTCGCCCTGGCGCTGGCGCTCATCCAGTCGGTCCTGCCGATCTGGGGCTCCAGGACAGGCGATGCCGTGTTGATGGGCACGGCGGGGCCGGTGGCGCTCGGCCAGTTCGCCTTCATCGCGCTGGCCTTCGCAACCCTCACTCACGCCTATCTCGTGTCCGACTTCTCGGTCGAGAACGTCTTCCAGAACAGCCATTCGGCGAAGCCGCTGATCTACAAGATCTCCGGCGTCTGGGGAAACCACGAAGGCTCCATGCTGCTCTGGGTGCTCATCCTCGGCACCTTCTCGGCGTTGATCGCGCTGTTTGGGCGCAACCTTCCCCTGTCGCTGCGCGCCAACGTGCTGGCGGTCCAGGGCTGGATCACCGCGGCCTTCCTCCTGTTCATCCTCAAGACCTCCAATCCCTTCGCCCGGTTGTCGCCGGCCCCCTTCGAGGGGCGCGACCTCAATCCGGTCCTTCAGGACCCGGGCCTCGCGATCCATCCACCGCTGCTCTATTTCGGCTATGTCGGCTTCTCTGTCTCCTTCGCCTTCGCCGTCGCGGCCCTGATCGATGGCCGGATCGATGCCGCCTGGGCCCGCTGGGTACGCCCCTGGACGCTGA
This region of Phreatobacter aquaticus genomic DNA includes:
- a CDS encoding PepSY domain-containing protein → MTLPRTILLLVSVLVAAPAAASAQGCLTPAEQRAAIGAGQAVPLAQAVRNLAPEHRGEVVNARLCRANGELVYLLTVVGRRGKVARARIEAATGHVVQVR
- a CDS encoding response regulator transcription factor, which translates into the protein MRLLVVEDDPDLNRQIFTALTDAGYVVDRAFDGEEGYYLGDSEPYDAVVLDIGLPKMDGISVLEQWRRSGRTMPVLILTARDRWSDKVQGFDAGADDYVAKPFHMEEVLARLRALLRRVAGQATNEFNCGPVRLDARAGRVTVDGNPVKLTSHEYRLLAYLMHQQGKVVSRTELVEHIYDQDFDRDSNTIEVFIGRLRKKLGVDVIQTVRGLGYILQPPQGA
- a CDS encoding sensor histidine kinase, which produces MASGAKRAPSLARRLFLLALAFAVVLLTITGFVLAAVNRSAVERGFDRRLGVYVKLLIADIAGAVDDSAIQVGANLGEPLFELPQSGWYWQITRVDQGRGDTRASRSLFDGRLPGLGPEVAPDGPTRSREGYVEGPNSQRLRAVERTIELGEDGEFVVAVAGDADDIETAVKQFNLALVAALLILAAGMIIAALLQVRVGLVPLGRLTGGLAAIRAGEKDHLEGDFPLEIAPLAREVNALIDTNREVVERARTHVGNLAHALKTPISVIQNEAAGRTDPLAAKVSEQVGIMRDQVTHHLERARAAARAQVATTVVDVAAVVEGLSRTMEKIHRDKDLSVSAEVPEGVAFRGERHDLEEMVGNLVDNACKWAASGVTVAVERELAPTLADRAFFTVTIDDDGPGLSAEEREEVGRRGKRLDETKPGTGLGLSIVSELAGLYGGKLTLDTAPAGGLRTVLRLPMV
- a CDS encoding glycine zipper 2TM domain-containing protein, translated to MRFRLAAVALIGLSVAGCETREQSGTAIGAVAGGLIGSQFGGGPGERLAAGLAGAAIGGLIGNAVGRDLDEQDRRRAFEAERVALYEGRRSEWRSAKAYGWVEAGPTYSRSGGLCREYTHTIYIDGRPRTAVGTACRNPDGSWTPVS
- the ccmI gene encoding c-type cytochrome biogenesis protein CcmI; the encoded protein is MTLWFVFALMTGAAILAVLLPLARGRAAAIAGQGSDLAVYRDQLAEIDRDRDSGFIGKTEAEAARIEVSRRLIAASEAHSDPVVSGANARRRTAAIVAFLVVPGVAAALYGWRGQPDYAGQPLAARTREAPARNDLDALVARVEAHLAANPEDGRGWEVVAPVYLRAGRPADAVKARANALRLLGPTADRHADLAEALVSEAQGVVTAAAKAAFEQAVASEADHPKARYFLGLAADQDGKRDDARRIWERIVEVGPPNAPWLPLIRSELERIGFAQAPAPALPTADAIRGMVDSLAAKLASDGSDFDGWLRLVRSYAVLGDGDKARQAAADARSRFSADADKVGQLDALIRELGLGG
- the ccmE gene encoding cytochrome c maturation protein CcmE, which codes for MTRKQRRLILIGSALAVLGLACGLVLYALSGSITLFNSPTDIIQKSIAPGTRMRLGGLVETGSLQRGENMNVRFSVTDGANTIVVTYRGVLPDLFREGQGVVTEGVLQPDRGFVADNVLARHDETYMPKEVADALRQQGHWKPGDPPPAARPQGAQR